In one Thermodesulfobium acidiphilum genomic region, the following are encoded:
- a CDS encoding pyridoxal-phosphate-dependent aminotransferase family protein has translation MDRFLNDNHMLMIPGPITVPPRILRVNSRPMINHRGPVFQKIHEYCVDGLKKIFKTNEGEVYIFASVGTGAMEACVSNFFNKDDRVLVLVNGNFGQRFVQIASAYGLNVDALEFVWGQYADPEKVKDYLSKYPKGTYKGVLVQHNETSTAILNDLEKLSPIIKEHGALFVVDSISGMVAAPFEMDKWKVDVVAAASQKAFGCPPGISILGVSKEALNRANNSNLPRFYFDVRKYHESYKKGQPPFTAPISLYFSLEESIKMIFEEGLENFQKRHIVLRDSVRSAVKALGLKLVSDDSCASPVVTGVFAPEGINPQDIINTMRKDFGIVLAGGQSQFKGKIFRIGHLGFIGATEIFSTFAALELTLDKLGYKFEKGVSVKAAQKVFEERM, from the coding sequence CAAGGCCAATGATAAATCACAGAGGGCCGGTCTTTCAGAAAATTCACGAATATTGCGTTGATGGTTTGAAAAAGATCTTTAAAACTAATGAAGGCGAAGTTTATATCTTTGCTTCAGTTGGAACTGGAGCTATGGAAGCGTGCGTTTCGAACTTTTTTAACAAAGATGATAGGGTTTTAGTTTTGGTCAACGGTAACTTCGGTCAACGTTTTGTCCAGATTGCAAGCGCATACGGCTTAAATGTAGATGCTTTGGAATTCGTTTGGGGTCAATATGCAGACCCAGAAAAGGTAAAGGATTATTTATCAAAATATCCAAAGGGTACATATAAGGGAGTTTTGGTTCAGCATAACGAAACTTCTACAGCTATACTAAACGATCTTGAAAAACTTTCACCGATCATAAAGGAACATGGAGCTCTGTTTGTGGTTGATTCAATTAGTGGCATGGTTGCAGCGCCTTTTGAGATGGATAAGTGGAAGGTGGATGTAGTAGCTGCAGCTTCTCAAAAGGCTTTTGGTTGTCCTCCTGGAATTAGTATTCTTGGAGTATCTAAAGAGGCTCTTAATAGAGCAAATAATTCTAACTTGCCAAGATTTTATTTTGATGTCAGAAAATATCATGAATCATATAAAAAGGGGCAACCTCCCTTTACAGCACCTATTTCGCTTTACTTTTCACTTGAAGAATCTATAAAGATGATTTTTGAAGAAGGTCTCGAAAACTTCCAGAAGAGACATATTGTTTTAAGGGATTCTGTAAGAAGTGCTGTAAAGGCTCTTGGTTTGAAACTGGTGTCGGATGACAGCTGTGCAAGTCCTGTGGTTACGGGCGTTTTTGCTCCTGAAGGAATCAATCCTCAAGATATTATAAATACAATGAGAAAAGATTTTGGAATAGTTCTTGCAGGCGGTCAATCGCAGTTTAAAGGTAAAATATTTAGGATTGGCCATTTAGGTTTTATAGGAGCTACAGAAATATTTTCAACCTTTGCAGCTCTTGAACTAACTCTTGATAAACTGGGATATAAGTTTGAAAAAGGTGTATCAGTTAAGGCAGCACAGAAAGTTTTTGAGGAGAGAATGTAA
- the serA gene encoding phosphoglycerate dehydrogenase — translation MNEKILVADEVSQLGIRRLESAGFQVDIKTGLSEDELADTIVDYNAIIIRSSTRITEKILSKARNLKIIGRAGVGVDNINVEAATKYGIVVINSPEGNIISAAEHTFGLIISLLRNIPQADRSVRNLEWKRNKFTGHELYRKTIGIIGLGKVGSNVVKYAKAFGMKVIGYDPYITLDRAKEMGIILMSLDEVFKEADIVTLHVPKTKDTYHLVNKERINLMKKGSYIINAARGGVVDEDAVADALKSGHLAGAASDVFETEPILADNPYISIENTVLTPHIGAATKEAQINVILDVVDQIIAFFDGRIPHGAVNLPAFRGVSDDLLPWIDLAERLGKFIKDLVSDRVNKIEIVYYGDIAKKNVNSVSISVLKGYLIKIKGNHVSFVNALSLANELGIKYTEIKESEDVDFKSLITVRVLTDSGVRSVSGTILSDQKPRIIEIDSYRVDAFPEGYLLVSRHRDKPGIIGRFGTILGRNNINIAGMQLGRNLTSGLAVMILSVDSEVNDDVLSELISGGDIEELRSIFLS, via the coding sequence ATGAATGAAAAGATATTGGTAGCTGACGAGGTTTCTCAACTTGGTATAAGAAGGTTGGAGTCTGCAGGTTTTCAGGTAGACATTAAAACTGGACTTTCGGAAGATGAACTTGCCGACACTATAGTAGACTATAATGCTATTATTATAAGATCTTCAACGAGAATTACTGAAAAGATTCTTTCTAAAGCCAGAAATCTTAAAATAATTGGCAGGGCTGGCGTTGGAGTTGATAATATAAACGTGGAGGCTGCCACGAAATATGGGATAGTTGTAATTAACTCTCCTGAAGGAAACATTATTTCGGCTGCCGAACATACTTTTGGTTTGATAATTTCCCTCCTCAGAAATATTCCTCAGGCAGATAGGTCTGTTAGGAATCTCGAATGGAAGAGGAACAAGTTTACAGGTCATGAACTTTATAGGAAAACAATAGGAATTATTGGTCTAGGAAAGGTTGGAAGTAATGTTGTAAAGTATGCAAAGGCATTCGGAATGAAAGTAATTGGATATGATCCTTATATAACTCTTGATAGGGCAAAGGAAATGGGCATTATACTTATGTCCCTTGATGAGGTTTTTAAAGAAGCTGATATTGTAACTCTTCATGTCCCAAAAACAAAAGACACATATCATCTAGTTAATAAAGAAAGAATTAACCTGATGAAAAAGGGATCTTATATTATTAATGCTGCTAGGGGTGGAGTTGTTGATGAAGATGCTGTTGCAGATGCTCTTAAGTCAGGTCATTTAGCTGGAGCTGCTTCTGATGTTTTTGAGACCGAGCCTATTTTGGCTGATAATCCATATATTTCTATAGAAAATACTGTTTTGACTCCACATATTGGAGCTGCTACCAAAGAAGCTCAGATAAATGTTATACTTGATGTAGTGGATCAGATTATTGCTTTTTTCGATGGCAGGATTCCTCATGGTGCGGTTAATTTGCCTGCTTTTAGAGGAGTGTCTGATGATTTATTGCCATGGATTGATTTAGCTGAAAGACTGGGAAAATTTATTAAAGATCTGGTTTCTGATAGAGTAAATAAGATTGAGATTGTATATTATGGAGATATTGCTAAGAAAAATGTCAATTCAGTATCAATTAGCGTACTTAAAGGGTACTTGATAAAAATAAAGGGTAATCATGTTAGTTTTGTTAACGCACTGTCGCTTGCAAATGAACTTGGTATCAAGTATACAGAGATAAAAGAGTCAGAGGATGTTGACTTTAAGAGTTTGATAACAGTTAGAGTTTTAACTGATTCTGGCGTTAGATCAGTTTCTGGAACAATACTATCTGATCAAAAACCAAGAATAATAGAAATAGATTCCTATCGAGTTGATGCCTTCCCAGAGGGCTATCTTTTGGTTTCCAGACATAGAGATAAGCCTGGTATAATAGGGCGATTTGGGACAATTTTAGGAAGGAACAACATTAATATTGCAGGAATGCAACTTGGAAGAAATTTGACCAGTGGCCTGGCTGTAATGATTTTAAGCGTTGATTCTGAGGTTAATGATGATGTGCTTAGTGAATTAATAAGCGGAGGGGATATTGAAGAGCTTAGGTCAATTTTCCTTTCATGA
- a CDS encoding histidine phosphatase family protein: MRIYLIRHGETKWNKESRYQGVKDIPLSEIGLEQVKKLGMYFSNLPLDIIVSSPLSRTKETANSIVKFYPKKLQVFYDDRFLEISHGLWEGKVVAEVKEEFKEIYNFWKVKPYEAKMPEGEGLHDVSLRATSAFKEWVNKYREKDIAFVTHDVVIRVILMDIFSLPYDFFWKFKLANAGINVLEYDEEFKLLSINLICHLNEFSAEGVI; encoded by the coding sequence ATGAGAATATATTTAATTAGACATGGCGAAACTAAATGGAATAAGGAAAGCAGGTATCAGGGGGTAAAAGACATACCTCTTTCTGAAATTGGTTTAGAGCAAGTAAAAAAGCTTGGAATGTATTTTTCTAATTTGCCCTTAGATATAATAGTTTCCTCTCCGTTAAGCAGGACAAAAGAAACAGCAAATTCTATTGTCAAATTTTATCCAAAAAAATTGCAAGTTTTTTATGATGATAGATTTTTAGAGATATCACATGGCTTATGGGAAGGAAAAGTTGTAGCTGAAGTAAAGGAAGAATTTAAGGAGATTTATAATTTTTGGAAGGTAAAGCCTTACGAGGCAAAAATGCCTGAAGGTGAAGGCTTGCATGATGTGTCTTTGAGAGCTACTAGCGCTTTTAAGGAATGGGTAAATAAATATAGAGAAAAGGATATTGCTTTTGTTACACATGATGTAGTGATAAGGGTCATTTTGATGGACATATTTTCTCTTCCTTATGACTTCTTTTGGAAATTCAAGCTTGCAAATGCTGGCATAAACGTTCTTGAATATGATGAAGAATTTAAACTACTGTCGATAAATCTAATCTGCCATCTAAATGAATTTAGTGCAGAGGGCGTGATTTAA
- a CDS encoding tRNA threonylcarbamoyladenosine dehydratase — translation MGEDCVRKIKKSRIAICGLGGVGGFALESLARLGIGGFFLVDDDRFEITNLNRQILSNFDNIGKLKVEEAIKRLKLISDCDVVVSESRVQDAIYEIEKFEPDVIIDAIDDLEAKVLLIKRFYKKINIIVSAGAGNRVDPTMVTYADLSKTSNCSIARILRKKLKSFGIVSGINVVFSKEIPKKELNNSNIISSAVFVPMAFGTLISYLTYKFICNNMD, via the coding sequence TTGGGTGAAGATTGTGTTAGGAAGATAAAAAAATCAAGAATTGCAATCTGTGGTCTTGGAGGGGTTGGGGGATTTGCCTTGGAATCTCTTGCAAGATTGGGAATCGGAGGTTTCTTTCTAGTTGATGATGATAGGTTTGAAATAACCAATCTAAATAGGCAAATTTTGTCGAATTTTGACAACATTGGCAAACTGAAAGTTGAAGAAGCAATAAAGAGGTTGAAGTTAATAAGTGACTGTGATGTTGTTGTTTCAGAAAGTAGAGTTCAAGATGCTATTTATGAGATTGAAAAATTCGAACCAGATGTAATTATTGATGCTATAGACGATCTGGAAGCAAAGGTATTACTGATCAAACGTTTTTATAAAAAAATTAATATTATAGTTAGTGCAGGAGCTGGAAATAGAGTAGATCCTACAATGGTAACCTATGCAGATCTTTCAAAGACATCTAATTGTTCTATTGCTAGAATTCTTAGGAAAAAACTTAAAAGTTTTGGAATTGTTTCGGGAATTAACGTTGTCTTCTCTAAAGAGATTCCAAAAAAAGAGCTTAATAATTCGAATATTATTTCGAGCGCAGTTTTTGTGCCTATGGCTTTTGGCACTTTAATTTCTTATTTAACTTATAAATTTATTTGTAATAATATGGATTAA
- the speD gene encoding adenosylmethionine decarboxylase: protein MEAIGMHYIVEASGCDPAIIGDPVRAREIFLAAAKVANMDVKAVHFYKFFPSGTSGVVVVSESHISVHTWPENGYAALDVYTCGEKAQPEKAVEFILQAFRVRHAHITEVQRGVKDEDTYTHTTMTWEEDYSED, encoded by the coding sequence TTGGAAGCAATAGGAATGCATTACATTGTTGAGGCTTCTGGATGTGACCCTGCTATTATAGGGGATCCAGTAAGAGCAAGAGAAATTTTTTTGGCAGCTGCTAAGGTTGCGAACATGGACGTAAAAGCTGTTCACTTTTATAAGTTCTTTCCGTCCGGGACTAGTGGTGTTGTAGTAGTTTCTGAATCGCACATTTCAGTACACACATGGCCTGAAAATGGTTATGCTGCACTGGATGTGTATACATGCGGTGAGAAAGCACAACCCGAAAAAGCGGTTGAGTTTATTTTGCAGGCATTTCGAGTTAGACATGCACATATTACAGAAGTTCAACGAGGCGTAAAGGATGAGGATACCTATACGCATACCACAATGACGTGGGAGGAAGATTATTCGGAAGATTAA